A stretch of the Synergistota bacterium genome encodes the following:
- a CDS encoding tripartite tricarboxylate transporter substrate binding protein has translation MKRLLWFLVTMSMVLGVSMSVWAAYPEKPVTVICPWGAGGGTDRLARFLADELSKKFGQPFTVVNKTGGGGAVGHSAGAYAPPDGYTITIVTLELATMHWMGLTDLTYEAFEYVAQVNEDAAGVTVRADAPWKTLKELLDDIKANPGKYLFSGVATGGIWDLARIGMLHAAGIPVDAVKWVPSTTGAAQALTELLGGHIHVVTCSLAEAASYIRSGQARALAVMADERLPAFPDVPTLKEQGINWSAGTWRGVGVPKGTPEDIRKKLEDAIIEIANSEAFKKFMETNGFGIKIRRGAEFKKFVAEQDKAWKTVLEIGGLLKKK, from the coding sequence ATGAAAAGGCTTTTATGGTTTTTGGTTACAATGAGTATGGTTTTAGGAGTCTCTATGTCTGTGTGGGCGGCATATCCAGAAAAGCCAGTTACTGTAATTTGTCCATGGGGGGCTGGGGGAGGTACAGATAGACTTGCTCGTTTTTTAGCTGATGAACTCTCAAAGAAATTTGGGCAACCTTTTACAGTCGTTAATAAAACAGGTGGTGGTGGTGCGGTAGGCCATTCTGCTGGTGCCTATGCTCCACCAGATGGATATACTATAACTATAGTAACTTTAGAATTGGCTACGATGCATTGGATGGGGTTAACCGATCTCACTTATGAGGCCTTTGAATATGTTGCTCAAGTTAATGAGGATGCAGCGGGTGTAACTGTCAGAGCTGATGCTCCTTGGAAAACTTTAAAGGAGTTACTAGATGATATAAAGGCTAACCCTGGAAAGTATCTTTTCTCTGGTGTTGCAACGGGTGGAATTTGGGACTTGGCGAGGATTGGTATGCTTCATGCTGCAGGAATACCAGTTGATGCTGTAAAGTGGGTTCCTTCTACAACTGGTGCAGCTCAAGCTCTAACTGAGCTTTTAGGTGGACATATTCATGTAGTAACATGCTCTTTAGCTGAAGCTGCTTCTTACATAAGAAGTGGGCAGGCACGTGCCCTTGCTGTGATGGCTGATGAAAGGTTACCAGCTTTTCCTGATGTCCCAACCTTGAAAGAACAAGGAATTAACTGGAGTGCTGGAACTTGGAGAGGAGTGGGGGTTCCTAAAGGGACGCCTGAGGATATAAGGAAAAAGCTTGAGGATGCTATCATTGAAATAGCCAATTCTGAGGCTTTTAAGAAATTTATGGAAACTAATGGTTTTGGAATAAAGATAAGGAGAGGCGCAGAATTTAAAAAGTTTGTTGCAGAGCAAGATAAAGCCTGGAAGACAGTTCTTGAAATAGGTGGCTTACTTAAGAAGAAATAG
- a CDS encoding tripartite tricarboxylate transporter TctB family protein: MGIGDLILGISCIALSIFVFYYSRFFPKYTSGAQELPGPSFFPRLLAIFIIAFGIYFVIYGIYRVLKNRDERRSFNSLEFKDLRSLLSYVLVLSTGFIVYPVLNFFGTIVGFTVIGIFLMRIFKVKWITSIIYSFAMALIINWIFKGIFKLPLPDDKIFLLLRG; this comes from the coding sequence ATGGGGATAGGGGATTTGATTCTTGGGATTAGTTGTATAGCTTTATCGATTTTTGTCTTTTACTATTCGAGGTTTTTCCCTAAATATACTTCTGGAGCTCAAGAGCTTCCAGGGCCCAGCTTTTTTCCAAGACTCTTGGCTATTTTTATAATTGCATTTGGAATATACTTTGTAATATATGGCATATATAGAGTTTTGAAGAATAGGGACGAAAGAAGGTCTTTTAATAGCCTTGAATTTAAGGATTTGAGGAGTCTTTTAAGTTATGTGTTAGTTTTATCTACTGGCTTTATAGTTTATCCGGTTCTGAACTTTTTTGGAACCATTGTTGGTTTTACAGTTATTGGAATTTTTCTTATGCGGATATTTAAGGTTAAGTGGATTACGTCTATTATATACTCTTTCGCTATGGCTTTAATTATTAACTGGATATTTAAAGGAATATTTAAGCTTCCGTTACCTGATGATAAAATATTTCTTCTTTTAAGGGGGTAG